In one Flavobacteriales bacterium genomic region, the following are encoded:
- a CDS encoding LysR substrate-binding domain-containing protein: MTLQQLHYIVALAEHRQFVRAAEACHVTQPTLTMQVRKLEEDLDVELFDRRTLPVRPTEAGERVVAQARAVLREAEQLRALVAEMHTGLAGTCRIGVIHTLAPYLMPLFLPRFAEEHPDLRLIIDERKTSRILKGLRRGELDLGIVVTPVDAPDIEEVPLFVERFLAYLPAGHRLWRQREVRREQLKRESLWVLGEGHCFREQTLSLCGSPSSGTHANLLYESGSIETLKQLVRNGEAMTLVPELSVSPDDPHVRCFADPEPVRQVSLVARRPFVRRRLIEALAGAIKRSTAPALAASSGDRRRVAVVPIH, from the coding sequence ATGACGCTGCAGCAGCTCCACTACATCGTTGCCTTGGCCGAGCACCGGCAATTCGTCCGGGCCGCTGAAGCGTGCCACGTGACCCAGCCCACGCTCACCATGCAGGTGCGCAAGCTGGAGGAGGACCTGGATGTGGAGCTCTTCGACCGCAGGACCCTGCCGGTGCGCCCCACGGAGGCGGGTGAACGGGTGGTGGCGCAGGCCCGGGCGGTGCTCCGCGAGGCGGAGCAGTTGCGGGCGCTGGTGGCGGAGATGCATACGGGACTGGCGGGCACCTGCCGCATCGGCGTCATCCACACGCTGGCCCCCTACCTCATGCCACTGTTCCTGCCGCGCTTCGCCGAGGAGCATCCGGACCTGCGCCTGATCATCGACGAGCGGAAGACCAGCCGCATCCTGAAGGGGCTCCGCCGCGGCGAGCTGGACCTGGGCATCGTGGTGACGCCGGTGGACGCACCGGACATCGAAGAGGTACCGCTCTTCGTGGAGCGCTTCCTCGCCTACCTCCCCGCCGGGCACCGCCTCTGGCGCCAGCGCGAGGTGCGGCGCGAGCAGCTGAAGCGCGAGTCCCTCTGGGTGCTCGGCGAAGGGCATTGCTTCCGCGAGCAGACCCTCAGCCTTTGCGGCAGCCCCAGTTCGGGGACGCATGCGAACCTGCTCTACGAGAGCGGCAGCATCGAGACCCTGAAGCAGCTGGTGCGCAATGGCGAGGCGATGACCCTGGTGCCGGAGCTGAGCGTATCGCCCGACGATCCGCACGTGCGGTGCTTCGCCGATCCGGAGCCGGTGCGGCAAGTGAGCCTGGTGGCGCGCAGGCCCTTCGTCCGCCGGCGCCTCATCGAGGCGCTTGCCGGGGCCATCAAGCGCAGCACCGCACCGGCGCTGGCCGCTTCCTCAGGGGACCGCCGGCGCGTGGCCGTGGTGCCGATCCATTGA
- a CDS encoding T9SS type A sorting domain-containing protein encodes MRTLLGAAAFGAALTAQAQPVPFTGAAYTQDFQSMTATNLTPAGISATTMLEVSAQNGGGSVTGWYVYHQNSGTPRWGRTNGAASTGSFFVMFDGQPTPKRALGSLASGSVATALGVVLQNTSGSTINNVSITYSAYINRNPSTTVNSFPMSYRVSAAGVLAGSGTGDGTFNDAAGSWISSTGFNTPTTGTGAPNATQAAISPLFLIGGAPITADLTGLGWDNGEYLYIRWEDTDEGGSDATAGIGEFSIVATSTPTVLTDLTGFTADFGNVNVGSSSASSTFSVSGNNLTANLEVLAPAGFEVSLDGSTWNVNPVVLTPSGGNVAATPIYVRFSPGAAGPFAADVACSSTGATTQNVAVQGNGIAVAAPTKLVMTPVNGGNPVVDNLPFSVTVEARDDDDNLQNVSQNTTVQLSVDQGFGALGGTLTGTILSGTNSVTFTNLTYSPFDFGVVLRAQATAGDALADAFSDPFDVLGPAQDLSFANVAPSGLTGQAIGAFQVDALRFDATVATEYAGAITLSLLSGPGNLLGTLTQNAINGSATFNDISFDAPGQYILSASAVGLNGSNSPAIVITDVPAMIELILPQYAVNGATSGVRLPYVCRLELSNLVPNATYRYIVGASTNPSLGLSTAAGNMYAINNAADAFGHVAGHTASKGMNGQLLTGDEFAPSGSRFAELTTDANGAYTGWFSMVPTGNAVFDNGNDVYFYVQLNNGFGGLTITNSVRTTNTIRMIIPTSTARAAYGSSSAAAENMVFLYDNEAGTGRPIWGSWAESDGIDQTYSTWHDGNVDGQAGRWAAYLPTTLPNGIRRIEQRSTATGDLVDCPGLSPNGIWSGAGSTVNPSAGTTPIAFTTGDANFDAPTTWYADADGDGLGDPNDTQLACAQPEDHVAVAGDACPLVSGTVGSPCNDGDDDTINDQIQGDCTCAGQNVDCEGTPNGPALPGSPCDDEDPATGNDTWDNACNCVGQLIDCENVVGGPALPGTPCDDGDGATGNDTWDANCVCVGLALDCEGVPGGPAIPGSACNDGNPGTFNDVWDNGCVCAGTPVSYGVGNVVVLQAGNGTGSLTNTGNPIVLREFTPTGTSTFDLPIPSSGADPLVVSGTATSEGLLSRSSDRRELVFAGYAQTLPGASNLPGTTAATVGRAVGTVSASAAYAREAVSSSFFSGGNPRSAGGDGTGYWGAGSNTGVVYYGPGAPAIVSTTLTNNRSTEVYGGQLYFSTGSGATRGIWAVGTGLPTGTGTTSTNVINTGGTSSPYEFVFNAGGTTCYIADDRAVASGGGIQRWDLVGGVWTLSYTLGTGGTSGARGVEVDFSGVVPIVYGITADGGGRLIRIDDTGAGSSAVTLATAPANTAFRGVALAPQDCDPPVVNVTTNSPICAGDALTLTANATGVGTLSYFWQGTGTLVPVDPASPNVSFLGAATGTYYATVSSGCGSTTVPVEVVVNAPPTLSAAITPASCPGQSDGAIDLTVTGGTGSPTFDWVSTIPCSFAAQCPGSIGICQMGVCGGMNLTEDLSGLPAASYTVTVTMGGCTVTETFTVGYLNLDTDGDLIPDCVDSCPTTPGQIGSACDDSNPNTVLDVLDGSCTCAGQACTTDLDLIWQPDGVSSITWELRQQGTDILVQAGGGIYPETPAYSEATCLPDGCFYLVVTDDAGDGIAGGGYQLKINSGARIIDNLTDAFGSGGFTTGYTSQVANGEGFCLPLGSDRLIFTSCDRVDWKTSPCGGEFVVANTNAAVSAQYGVSNANSGYQMWWFDPNGGYSFKRFQSHNTSNGLPASATRACHFQLNSWSGNQLQEGVVYNVKVRGRIAGNYLPWGPACRLTVNNAAAQCPRTKLMDIPGNQYLSCGQTRPVGTSQASLVHARPVRRMNANCNWVSANRYQFRFRLPSENFELVKTSALGKYFVNTNGLQCDKTYEVDVRASFDGGATWCHSSNPWGDVCLLTTTCSNALAEEGTGTGTAAGTLRMYPNPNQGDQLMLGLSAVAEGVQTVSIDIFDLFGKRVAARTIPVQDGFVNSVLELNGELANGMYVVSITAGTDSYTERLVIQK; translated from the coding sequence ATGCGCACACTGCTTGGCGCCGCAGCTTTCGGCGCGGCCTTGACCGCACAGGCGCAGCCGGTGCCCTTCACCGGTGCCGCTTACACCCAGGATTTCCAGAGCATGACGGCGACCAACTTGACCCCGGCGGGCATTTCGGCCACCACCATGCTGGAGGTGAGCGCCCAGAATGGAGGCGGTTCGGTGACCGGGTGGTACGTCTACCATCAGAATAGCGGCACGCCGCGCTGGGGCAGGACGAATGGCGCTGCGAGCACGGGTTCCTTCTTCGTTATGTTCGATGGCCAGCCCACGCCGAAGCGGGCCTTGGGCTCCTTGGCCTCGGGCAGTGTGGCCACCGCGCTCGGCGTGGTGCTGCAGAACACCTCCGGGAGCACCATCAACAACGTCTCCATCACCTACAGCGCCTACATCAACCGCAACCCCTCCACCACGGTCAACAGCTTCCCGATGTCGTACCGGGTCAGCGCTGCCGGCGTTCTGGCCGGGAGCGGCACCGGTGATGGGACCTTCAACGATGCCGCCGGCTCTTGGATCAGCAGCACGGGCTTCAACACCCCCACAACCGGCACCGGCGCTCCCAATGCCACCCAGGCGGCCATCAGCCCGCTGTTCCTCATCGGTGGGGCGCCCATCACGGCCGACCTCACCGGCCTGGGCTGGGACAACGGCGAGTACCTCTACATCCGCTGGGAGGATACCGATGAGGGCGGGAGCGATGCCACGGCCGGTATCGGTGAATTCTCCATCGTCGCCACCTCAACGCCCACGGTGCTCACCGACCTCACCGGCTTCACCGCCGATTTCGGCAACGTGAACGTGGGCAGCAGCAGCGCGTCTTCCACCTTCAGCGTGAGCGGCAACAACCTCACGGCCAACCTGGAGGTGCTGGCACCCGCCGGTTTCGAGGTGTCGCTGGATGGCAGCACCTGGAACGTGAATCCGGTGGTGCTCACGCCCAGCGGCGGCAATGTGGCCGCCACCCCCATCTACGTGCGCTTCAGCCCGGGCGCGGCCGGACCCTTCGCGGCGGACGTCGCCTGCTCCAGCACCGGCGCCACCACGCAGAACGTCGCCGTGCAGGGCAATGGCATCGCGGTGGCAGCGCCCACCAAGCTCGTCATGACCCCGGTGAACGGCGGCAACCCCGTGGTGGACAACCTGCCCTTCAGCGTAACGGTGGAGGCGCGGGACGACGATGACAACCTGCAGAACGTGTCGCAGAATACCACCGTGCAGCTATCGGTCGACCAGGGCTTCGGCGCCCTCGGCGGCACCCTCACCGGCACCATCCTCAGCGGCACCAACAGCGTCACGTTCACCAACCTCACCTATTCGCCCTTCGACTTCGGTGTGGTGCTGCGCGCGCAGGCCACTGCCGGCGATGCGCTGGCCGATGCTTTCAGTGACCCCTTCGACGTGCTCGGCCCTGCGCAGGACCTCAGCTTCGCCAACGTGGCGCCCTCGGGCCTCACGGGCCAGGCCATCGGCGCATTCCAGGTTGACGCGTTGCGGTTCGATGCCACGGTGGCCACGGAGTATGCGGGAGCCATCACCCTTTCCCTGCTCAGCGGCCCCGGCAACCTGCTGGGCACGCTCACCCAGAATGCCATTAACGGATCGGCCACCTTCAACGACATCAGCTTCGATGCCCCGGGCCAGTACATCCTCAGCGCGAGCGCCGTGGGCCTCAACGGGAGCAACAGCCCGGCCATCGTGATCACCGATGTGCCGGCCATGATCGAGCTCATCCTCCCGCAGTATGCGGTGAACGGTGCCACCTCGGGCGTGCGCCTGCCTTACGTATGCCGGTTGGAGCTCTCCAATCTGGTGCCCAACGCCACCTATCGCTACATCGTGGGCGCGAGCACGAACCCCAGCCTGGGCCTGAGCACCGCCGCCGGCAACATGTACGCGATCAACAATGCGGCTGATGCCTTCGGCCATGTGGCGGGCCATACGGCCAGCAAAGGGATGAATGGCCAGTTGCTCACCGGTGATGAATTCGCGCCCTCGGGCAGCCGCTTCGCCGAGCTGACCACCGACGCCAATGGTGCCTACACCGGCTGGTTCAGCATGGTGCCCACGGGCAATGCCGTGTTCGACAACGGGAACGACGTGTACTTCTATGTGCAGCTGAACAACGGCTTCGGCGGGCTCACCATCACGAACTCGGTGCGCACCACGAACACGATCCGGATGATCATCCCGACCAGCACGGCGCGCGCGGCCTACGGCAGCTCATCGGCGGCGGCGGAGAACATGGTGTTCCTCTACGACAACGAAGCCGGCACCGGCCGTCCCATCTGGGGCAGCTGGGCCGAGAGCGACGGCATCGATCAGACCTACAGCACCTGGCATGATGGGAACGTGGACGGACAGGCCGGCCGTTGGGCCGCCTACCTGCCCACCACCCTGCCCAATGGCATCCGGCGCATCGAGCAGCGCAGCACGGCCACGGGCGACCTGGTGGACTGCCCTGGACTGAGCCCGAACGGCATCTGGTCAGGCGCAGGAAGCACCGTCAACCCGAGCGCGGGCACCACGCCCATCGCCTTCACCACCGGAGATGCGAATTTCGATGCGCCCACCACGTGGTACGCCGACGCCGACGGGGATGGCCTCGGTGACCCGAACGATACGCAGCTGGCCTGCGCGCAACCGGAGGACCATGTCGCTGTGGCCGGCGATGCATGCCCCTTGGTATCCGGCACCGTGGGTTCGCCATGCAACGATGGGGATGACGACACCATCAACGACCAGATCCAGGGCGATTGCACCTGCGCGGGCCAGAACGTGGACTGCGAGGGCACGCCCAATGGTCCGGCGCTTCCCGGATCCCCCTGCGATGACGAGGATCCCGCCACGGGCAACGACACCTGGGACAATGCCTGCAACTGCGTGGGCCAGCTCATCGACTGCGAGAACGTCGTTGGCGGACCCGCACTCCCCGGCACGCCCTGCGATGATGGCGATGGCGCCACCGGGAACGATACCTGGGATGCCAACTGCGTCTGCGTGGGACTGGCGCTGGACTGCGAAGGCGTGCCCGGCGGGCCGGCCATTCCCGGCTCGGCCTGCAACGATGGCAATCCGGGCACCTTCAACGATGTGTGGGACAACGGCTGCGTCTGCGCCGGCACGCCGGTGAGCTATGGCGTGGGCAACGTGGTGGTGCTCCAGGCCGGCAATGGAACGGGCAGCCTCACCAACACGGGCAACCCGATCGTGCTGCGCGAGTTCACCCCCACGGGCACCAGCACCTTCGACCTCCCCATCCCTTCGAGCGGTGCGGATCCCTTGGTGGTGAGCGGAACGGCGACTTCCGAAGGCCTGCTCTCCCGGTCCAGCGACCGTCGCGAGCTGGTCTTCGCCGGTTACGCCCAGACCCTGCCCGGCGCCAGCAACCTGCCTGGCACCACCGCGGCCACCGTGGGTCGTGCCGTGGGCACGGTAAGCGCCAGTGCGGCCTATGCGCGCGAAGCGGTCTCGTCCAGCTTCTTCAGTGGCGGCAACCCCCGCTCGGCAGGCGGTGACGGCACCGGCTATTGGGGTGCCGGTTCCAACACGGGCGTGGTGTACTACGGACCGGGCGCACCGGCCATCGTGAGCACCACGCTCACCAACAACCGCAGCACCGAGGTGTATGGCGGCCAGCTCTACTTCAGCACCGGGTCCGGCGCCACGCGCGGCATCTGGGCGGTGGGCACCGGGCTGCCCACGGGCACTGGCACCACCAGCACCAACGTGATCAACACCGGCGGCACCTCCAGCCCCTATGAGTTCGTGTTCAACGCCGGCGGCACCACCTGCTACATCGCCGACGACCGCGCCGTGGCCTCGGGCGGCGGTATCCAGCGCTGGGACCTGGTGGGCGGCGTGTGGACGCTGAGCTACACCCTGGGCACCGGCGGCACCTCCGGCGCGCGCGGCGTGGAGGTCGACTTCAGCGGTGTCGTCCCCATCGTCTACGGCATCACCGCCGATGGCGGCGGACGCCTGATCCGCATCGATGACACCGGCGCGGGGAGCTCCGCCGTCACCCTGGCCACCGCACCTGCGAACACCGCCTTCCGCGGCGTGGCCCTGGCCCCGCAGGATTGCGATCCGCCGGTGGTGAACGTGACCACGAACAGCCCCATCTGCGCGGGCGATGCGCTCACCCTTACGGCGAACGCGACAGGGGTGGGGACCCTGTCCTACTTCTGGCAAGGCACGGGGACCCTCGTGCCGGTGGATCCCGCCTCACCCAATGTGTCCTTCCTCGGTGCGGCAACGGGAACCTACTACGCCACCGTCTCGAGCGGCTGCGGCAGCACCACGGTGCCCGTGGAGGTGGTCGTGAACGCCCCGCCCACGCTCTCTGCGGCCATCACCCCGGCCAGCTGCCCGGGCCAGAGCGACGGTGCGATCGACCTGACGGTGACCGGCGGGACCGGTTCGCCGACCTTCGATTGGGTGAGCACCATCCCATGCTCCTTCGCTGCGCAATGCCCGGGTTCCATCGGCATCTGCCAGATGGGGGTTTGCGGAGGCATGAACCTCACCGAGGACCTCAGTGGCCTGCCTGCCGCTTCCTACACGGTGACCGTCACCATGGGCGGTTGCACGGTGACGGAGACCTTCACGGTCGGTTACCTGAACCTCGACACCGACGGCGACCTGATTCCCGACTGTGTGGACAGCTGCCCCACCACGCCCGGCCAGATCGGCTCGGCCTGCGACGACAGCAACCCGAACACGGTGCTCGATGTCCTCGACGGCAGCTGCACGTGCGCGGGCCAGGCCTGCACCACCGACCTCGACCTGATCTGGCAGCCCGATGGCGTGAGCAGCATCACCTGGGAGCTCCGCCAGCAGGGCACCGACATCCTGGTGCAGGCCGGCGGCGGCATCTATCCGGAGACCCCCGCCTACAGCGAGGCCACCTGCCTGCCCGACGGCTGCTTCTACCTGGTGGTGACCGATGATGCCGGCGACGGCATCGCCGGCGGCGGCTACCAGCTGAAGATCAACAGCGGCGCGCGCATCATCGACAACCTCACCGATGCCTTCGGCAGCGGCGGATTCACTACCGGCTACACCAGCCAGGTGGCCAATGGCGAGGGCTTCTGCCTGCCCCTGGGAAGCGACCGCCTGATCTTCACCAGCTGCGACCGCGTGGACTGGAAGACCAGCCCCTGCGGCGGCGAGTTCGTGGTGGCCAACACCAACGCGGCCGTGAGCGCCCAGTACGGCGTGAGCAATGCCAACAGCGGCTACCAGATGTGGTGGTTCGACCCCAACGGCGGCTACAGCTTCAAGCGCTTCCAGAGCCACAATACCTCCAACGGCCTGCCCGCCAGCGCCACCCGCGCCTGCCACTTCCAGCTCAACAGCTGGAGCGGCAACCAGCTGCAGGAGGGCGTGGTGTACAACGTGAAGGTGCGCGGCCGCATCGCCGGCAACTACCTGCCTTGGGGACCGGCCTGCCGACTCACGGTGAACAACGCCGCTGCGCAATGCCCCCGCACCAAGCTCATGGACATCCCCGGCAACCAATACCTGAGCTGCGGACAGACCCGCCCGGTGGGCACCAGCCAGGCCAGCCTGGTGCATGCCAGGCCCGTGCGCCGCATGAACGCCAACTGCAACTGGGTGAGCGCCAACCGCTACCAGTTCCGCTTCCGCCTGCCCTCCGAGAACTTCGAGCTGGTGAAGACCAGCGCGCTGGGCAAGTACTTCGTGAACACCAATGGACTGCAGTGCGACAAGACCTACGAGGTGGACGTGCGCGCCAGCTTCGATGGCGGCGCCACCTGGTGCCACAGCAGCAATCCCTGGGGCGATGTGTGCCTGCTCACCACCACCTGCAGCAATGCACTGGCTGAGGAGGGCACCGGCACCGGCACCGCAGCCGGCACCCTGCGCATGTACCCCAACCCCAACCAGGGCGACCAGCTGATGCTGGGCCTGAGCGCGGTGGCTGAGGGCGTGCAGACGGTGAGCATCGACATCTTCGACCTGTTCGGCAAGCGCGTGGCGGCCCGCACCATCCCCGTGCAGGACGGCTTCGTGAACAGCGTGCTGGAACTGAACGGCGAGCTCGCCAACGGCATGTATGTGGTGAGCATCACCGCCGGTACCGACAGCTACACCGAGCGGCTGGTGATCCAGAAGTAG
- a CDS encoding tRNA-(ms[2]io[6]A)-hydroxylase, which produces MLGLQLPTDPRWAQLVRQDLPELLTDHAWCEQKAASNAISMIVRYPELSELVTELTRIAQEELEHFGQVVDRIHARGWTLGPERKDHYVNELMQFVRKEGGREERLVDRLLFSAMIEARSCERFKLLTQECDDPELRAFYRDLMESEAGHYATFIGFARAYGGRVDVDQRWREFLAYEAEVVSRYGKAPTMHG; this is translated from the coding sequence ATGCTCGGCCTTCAACTCCCCACCGACCCGCGCTGGGCGCAGCTCGTCCGCCAGGACCTGCCCGAGCTGCTCACCGATCATGCCTGGTGCGAGCAGAAAGCCGCCAGCAACGCCATCAGCATGATCGTGCGCTATCCCGAGCTGAGCGAGCTGGTCACCGAGCTCACCCGCATCGCCCAGGAGGAGCTGGAGCACTTCGGCCAGGTGGTGGACCGCATCCACGCACGGGGCTGGACGCTGGGCCCCGAGCGCAAGGACCACTACGTGAACGAGCTCATGCAGTTCGTGCGCAAGGAGGGCGGTCGCGAGGAGCGCCTGGTGGACCGCCTCCTCTTCAGCGCCATGATCGAGGCCCGCAGCTGCGAGCGGTTCAAGCTGCTCACCCAGGAGTGCGACGACCCGGAGCTGCGCGCCTTCTACCGCGACCTCATGGAGAGCGAGGCGGGGCACTACGCCACCTTCATCGGCTTTGCCCGGGCCTACGGCGGCCGGGTTGACGTGGACCAGCGCTGGAGGGAGTTCCTGGCGTACGAGGCCGAGGTGGTGAGCCGCTACGGCAAAGCCCCCACGATGCATGGCTGA
- a CDS encoding DUF4293 domain-containing protein, giving the protein MLQRIQSVFLFIAALLSGLTWLFPVRRWALGEAAVVYRPSGVFMADGTPMADAALPIPYSILHTVVAAVLLVAVFLYGNRPRQARVVRGGWLVALLAGVLQFISSNSLDAYLGEGAKATGTYGASFFLPIGVVVFAVLAERAIRKDEHLVRSADRLR; this is encoded by the coding sequence ATGCTCCAGCGCATCCAATCCGTCTTCCTGTTCATCGCCGCGCTGCTCAGCGGGCTCACCTGGCTCTTCCCCGTGCGCCGATGGGCCTTGGGCGAAGCGGCGGTCGTCTATCGGCCCTCCGGCGTATTCATGGCCGATGGGACGCCCATGGCCGATGCCGCGCTGCCCATCCCGTATTCCATACTGCATACGGTGGTGGCGGCGGTGCTGCTGGTGGCGGTATTCCTCTATGGCAACAGGCCGCGCCAGGCCCGCGTGGTGCGCGGCGGATGGCTCGTGGCCCTGCTGGCCGGCGTGCTGCAGTTCATCTCCTCGAATTCGCTGGATGCTTACCTCGGTGAGGGCGCGAAGGCCACCGGCACCTATGGCGCCTCCTTCTTCCTGCCCATCGGGGTGGTGGTTTTCGCGGTCCTCGCCGAGCGCGCCATCCGCAAGGATGAGCATCTGGTGCGCAGCGCCGACCGCTTGCGGTGA
- a CDS encoding T9SS type A sorting domain-containing protein, whose translation MPPLRRFRPGLLRAAMAVAGVFAAVVAWSQSAGDYGSWASGAWNTAATWRVYDGSSWATSPAAASAPGATNNVYIRTGTTVTAAFGSQYYCQNLFVEAGGRLYNNNTGGTNLSYVHVLGTAPGYTGQIVCDGQIGNGATLDGISLSIDGANVTLSGTGTVDVARIRKTLTAHPTTLAALTTTNFTIARNVNLRFSSGTTTMLYNGAGAACNFNVTINAGSTVTLVGVGTGNVSMDGLAGSDAAQLGGTITVNGTLIIPGIYYATTNNASATYVCRLEINNGGLVRVSQISAGPSGTAWHRMIVNAGGTLEITGTPTAWPAYSTTNNQFQFVNSSQTIYPALGSQDIRNVNGGYGNLRIQGSGVKQILGTLLVKGDLEILNTTGSPELDVSVSNFQVTVWGNWTNYGPAGFNERTGLVLFGNGSTVPQTITTGGTGEQFFNWRIHKTTAQPLVTMGSPVQVLSNLELGAAVNFFGAILDLNGHQLTMYNPAAGAISTASGSFGTTRHIRSERTDNSSRVRWDIGTTAGPHLVPFGTSAAYIPFTFDLLNGDAGSVTMATYGTPPDNQPLPTTPTLVTVLPSYLGYIQPDNSPATVDRFWQIDPTGSPMAKLTFTYAPTELPAAPFDNPLSMRAQRWNSTVPYWEEQLEGTAAAYWADADTVTGFGPFTLTNIISPLPVELLRFTAWPEGDAVQLAWTTASELNNAHFTVLRSRDGHTYEPVTRVAGAGNSQVVRDYHAKDPAPWDGLSYYKLRQTDFDGTWTESDAVPIRFGTTAAPVIYPNPARNLAQLAGLPVDWQEVRIVDASGRVAVSLSRSGDTDRLELPVSGLAPGAYAVLIQGSGSGHALRLVKE comes from the coding sequence TTGCCTCCCCTGCGAAGGTTCCGCCCGGGGCTGCTGCGTGCAGCCATGGCGGTTGCGGGGGTCTTTGCCGCCGTGGTGGCCTGGTCGCAGAGCGCTGGAGATTACGGCTCATGGGCCTCGGGGGCATGGAATACCGCCGCCACCTGGCGCGTCTATGATGGCAGCAGCTGGGCCACCTCGCCGGCTGCAGCATCGGCTCCCGGAGCCACCAACAATGTCTACATCCGCACGGGCACCACGGTAACGGCCGCCTTCGGCTCCCAGTACTACTGCCAGAACCTCTTCGTGGAGGCCGGCGGGCGGCTCTACAACAACAACACCGGCGGCACCAACCTGTCCTATGTGCACGTGCTGGGCACCGCGCCCGGCTACACCGGGCAGATCGTCTGCGATGGCCAGATCGGCAACGGCGCCACCCTGGATGGCATCAGCCTCAGCATCGACGGGGCGAATGTGACCCTCAGCGGAACCGGCACCGTGGATGTGGCGCGGATCCGGAAGACCTTGACCGCGCATCCCACCACGCTGGCGGCGCTCACCACCACCAATTTCACCATCGCCCGCAACGTGAACCTCCGGTTCAGCTCGGGGACCACCACCATGCTGTACAACGGCGCGGGGGCGGCCTGCAACTTCAACGTCACCATCAACGCCGGATCCACCGTCACACTGGTGGGTGTCGGTACGGGCAATGTCTCCATGGATGGGTTGGCCGGTAGCGATGCCGCGCAATTGGGCGGCACCATCACGGTGAACGGCACCCTCATCATCCCGGGCATCTACTACGCCACGACGAACAATGCTTCGGCGACATACGTGTGCCGATTGGAGATCAACAACGGCGGCTTGGTGCGCGTGTCGCAGATTTCCGCGGGCCCCTCCGGTACTGCTTGGCATCGGATGATCGTGAATGCAGGAGGGACCTTGGAGATCACGGGGACGCCGACGGCCTGGCCCGCTTATTCCACCACGAACAACCAGTTTCAGTTCGTCAATAGCAGCCAAACCATCTACCCGGCTCTCGGTTCGCAGGACATCCGCAACGTGAACGGCGGGTACGGCAACCTGCGCATCCAGGGCAGCGGCGTGAAGCAGATCCTTGGGACGCTTCTGGTGAAGGGCGACCTCGAGATCCTGAACACCACCGGCTCGCCGGAGCTGGACGTGTCGGTGTCGAATTTCCAGGTGACCGTGTGGGGGAACTGGACCAACTACGGACCTGCGGGATTCAACGAGCGCACCGGCCTGGTGCTCTTCGGCAACGGCTCCACAGTGCCGCAGACCATCACCACCGGCGGCACGGGCGAGCAATTCTTCAACTGGCGCATCCACAAGACCACGGCGCAGCCGCTGGTGACCATGGGCAGCCCGGTGCAGGTGCTGAGCAACCTGGAATTGGGGGCCGCGGTGAACTTCTTCGGTGCCATCCTCGACCTCAACGGCCACCAGCTGACCATGTACAACCCGGCGGCGGGCGCCATTTCCACGGCATCGGGCTCCTTCGGCACCACGCGCCACATCCGCAGCGAGCGCACCGACAACAGTTCGCGTGTGCGATGGGACATCGGCACCACCGCCGGTCCGCACCTGGTGCCCTTCGGCACCTCGGCGGCCTACATCCCCTTCACCTTCGACCTGCTGAACGGCGATGCCGGCAGCGTCACCATGGCCACCTACGGCACCCCGCCGGATAACCAGCCGCTGCCCACCACGCCCACCCTGGTCACGGTGCTGCCCAGCTACCTGGGCTACATCCAGCCGGACAACAGCCCCGCCACGGTGGACCGCTTCTGGCAGATCGACCCCACCGGGTCGCCCATGGCCAAGCTCACCTTCACCTATGCGCCCACGGAGCTGCCCGCCGCGCCCTTCGACAATCCGCTGTCGATGCGCGCGCAGCGGTGGAACAGCACCGTGCCTTATTGGGAAGAGCAGCTGGAGGGAACGGCAGCCGCCTACTGGGCCGATGCCGATACCGTGACTGGCTTCGGCCCCTTCACCCTCACCAACATCATCTCCCCGCTGCCCGTGGAGCTGCTGCGCTTCACCGCCTGGCCGGAAGGGGATGCCGTGCAGTTGGCCTGGACCACGGCCTCTGAGCTCAACAACGCGCACTTCACCGTGCTCCGCAGCCGCGATGGCCATACCTATGAACCGGTGACCCGGGTGGCCGGGGCCGGCAACAGCCAGGTGGTGCGGGACTACCACGCCAAGGACCCCGCTCCATGGGACGGCCTGTCCTACTACAAGCTCCGCCAGACGGATTTCGACGGCACGTGGACCGAGAGCGATGCCGTGCCCATCCGGTTCGGGACCACGGCCGCGCCAGTGATCTATCCCAACCCGGCCCGGAACCTGGCGCAGCTGGCCGGCCTGCCGGTGGATTGGCAGGAGGTGCGCATCGTGGACGCCTCCGGGCGCGTGGCGGTTTCCCTGAGCCGTTCAGGTGACACGGACCGCTTGGAGCTCCCGGTGAGCGGCCTGGCACCCGGTGCCTATGCGGTGCTCATCCAAGGGAGCGGCTCCGGTCACGCGCTGCGCTTGGTGAAGGAGTGA